A part of Salvia splendens isolate huo1 unplaced genomic scaffold, SspV2 ctg231, whole genome shotgun sequence genomic DNA contains:
- the LOC121789402 gene encoding ABC transporter E family member 2-like isoform X2, translating into MKQELAADLELIQIMDRYLENLSGGELQSYVIVAEYDLSVLDYMSDIICCLYGRPGRYGDVTLPFSVREGINIFLSGFVPTESFWFRDESLTLNVAETPPEESETCARHKYPSMTKTLGNFMLKVVEGEYTDSQIIVLLGENGTGKSTFLQMRAGFLKPDSVEGSDVEISDLNVSYKPQRLTSKNEFTVRIMLDFICHDSYMDPRFVSEVMEPLSIQKLMDKELVNLSFWRITEGCLTLCLGKRIVVSKVIKKFIRQRKKTAFIAEHDFIMATYLADRVIVYDGKPSVGCVTNSPQSLMTGMNLFLSHLDFTFSKDPTSLLPRINKLESIEDREHKSSGPHYYMDD; encoded by the exons ATGAAACAAGAACTTGCTGCTGACCTTGAGTTGATTCAGATTATGGACCGTTATTTGGAAAATTTATCTGGTGGAGAGCTTCAGAG CTATGTGATTGTGGCAGAGTACGATCTTAGTGTGCTTGATTATATGTCCGACATCATATGCTGCCTTTATGGGAGACCTGGTAGATATGGGGACGTTACTCTTCCGTTCTCTGTCAGAGAAGGGATTAATATTTTCCTCTCTGGATTTGTGCCAACTGAAAGTTTCTGGTTTAGAGATGAATCTCTTACATTGAAC GTTGCAGAGACTCCACCAGAGGAAAGTGAAACATGTGCAAGACACAAGTATCCAAGCATGACTAAGACTCTTGGAAACTTCATGCTCAAGGTGGTGGAGGGTGAATACACTGATTCTCAAATTATTGTGCTGCTTGGAGAAAATGGGACAGGAAAGTCAACCTTCCTACAGATGCGg GCTGGCTTTTTGAAGCCTGATTCAGTAGAAGGATCTGATGTGGAAATTTCTGACTTGAATGTCTCTTACAAGCCACAAAGATTGACTTCTAAAAATGAGTTTACCGTGAGAATTATGTTGGATTTCATATGCCATGATTCGTACATGGATCCTCGGTTTGTATCTGAAGTGATGGAGCCTCTGTCGATTCAAAAGTTGATGGATAAAGAGCTTGTGAATCTTTCTTTTTGGAGAATTACAGAGGGTTGCCTCACTCTTTGTCTTGGAAAG CGCATCGTTGTTTCAAAAGTCATAAAGAAATTCATACGTCAACGGAAGAAGACTGCATTTATTGCAGAGCATGATTTTATCATGGCAACATACCTTGCTGATAGGGTGATTGTGTACGACGGAAAGCCATCTGTTGGTTGCGTTACCAATTCGCCTCAATCACTAATGACTGGAATGAACCTCTTCTTATCT CACCTGGATTTCACATTCAGTAAGGACCCAACAAGTTTGCTGCCTAGGATCAACAAACTGGAGTCGATCGAGGATCGGGAGCATAAGTCCTCTGGACCTCACTATTATATGGATGACTAA
- the LOC121789402 gene encoding ABC transporter E family member 2-like isoform X1: MKQELAADLELIQIMDRYLENLSGGELQSYVIVAEYDLSVLDYMSDIICCLYGRPGRYGDVTLPFSVREGINIFLSGFVPTESFWFRDESLTLNVAETPPEESETCARHKYPSMTKTLGNFMLKVVEGEYTDSQIIVLLGENGTGKSTFLQMRAGFLKPDSVEGSDVEISDLNVSYKPQRLTSKNEFTVRIMLDFICHDSYMDPRFVSEVMEPLSIQKLMDKELVNLSFWRITEGCLTLCLGKPADIYAIDEPSAFLDSEQRIVVSKVIKKFIRQRKKTAFIAEHDFIMATYLADRVIVYDGKPSVGCVTNSPQSLMTGMNLFLSHLDFTFSKDPTSLLPRINKLESIEDREHKSSGPHYYMDD; this comes from the exons ATGAAACAAGAACTTGCTGCTGACCTTGAGTTGATTCAGATTATGGACCGTTATTTGGAAAATTTATCTGGTGGAGAGCTTCAGAG CTATGTGATTGTGGCAGAGTACGATCTTAGTGTGCTTGATTATATGTCCGACATCATATGCTGCCTTTATGGGAGACCTGGTAGATATGGGGACGTTACTCTTCCGTTCTCTGTCAGAGAAGGGATTAATATTTTCCTCTCTGGATTTGTGCCAACTGAAAGTTTCTGGTTTAGAGATGAATCTCTTACATTGAAC GTTGCAGAGACTCCACCAGAGGAAAGTGAAACATGTGCAAGACACAAGTATCCAAGCATGACTAAGACTCTTGGAAACTTCATGCTCAAGGTGGTGGAGGGTGAATACACTGATTCTCAAATTATTGTGCTGCTTGGAGAAAATGGGACAGGAAAGTCAACCTTCCTACAGATGCGg GCTGGCTTTTTGAAGCCTGATTCAGTAGAAGGATCTGATGTGGAAATTTCTGACTTGAATGTCTCTTACAAGCCACAAAGATTGACTTCTAAAAATGAGTTTACCGTGAGAATTATGTTGGATTTCATATGCCATGATTCGTACATGGATCCTCGGTTTGTATCTGAAGTGATGGAGCCTCTGTCGATTCAAAAGTTGATGGATAAAGAGCTTGTGAATCTTTCTTTTTGGAGAATTACAGAGGGTTGCCTCACTCTTTGTCTTGGAAAG CCAGCTGATATATATGCGATAGATGAACCAAGTGCATTTCTTGACTCAGAGCAGCGCATCGTTGTTTCAAAAGTCATAAAGAAATTCATACGTCAACGGAAGAAGACTGCATTTATTGCAGAGCATGATTTTATCATGGCAACATACCTTGCTGATAGGGTGATTGTGTACGACGGAAAGCCATCTGTTGGTTGCGTTACCAATTCGCCTCAATCACTAATGACTGGAATGAACCTCTTCTTATCT CACCTGGATTTCACATTCAGTAAGGACCCAACAAGTTTGCTGCCTAGGATCAACAAACTGGAGTCGATCGAGGATCGGGAGCATAAGTCCTCTGGACCTCACTATTATATGGATGACTAA